A window from Thermanaerothrix sp. encodes these proteins:
- a CDS encoding type 1 glutamine amidotransferase, with protein sequence MDVRDLRKVMIFVEDLYEEMELWYPKYRLEEAGFEPVLAGPEGRKTYQGKHGYPARSDASFYDLEEGDFLGLIIPGGFAPDKLRRIPKVLDLTRQFMASRKLVAHICHGGWICASAEVVAGFRMTSTPGIKDDLVHAGALWVDEPVVVDRNMVSSRRPDDLPFFMGACLEVLESMVLPF encoded by the coding sequence GGAAGGTCATGATATTCGTTGAGGATCTCTACGAGGAGATGGAGCTGTGGTACCCCAAGTACCGGCTGGAGGAGGCGGGTTTTGAGCCGGTGCTGGCGGGCCCCGAGGGCAGGAAGACCTATCAGGGGAAGCACGGGTACCCCGCAAGGAGCGACGCGTCCTTCTACGACCTTGAGGAGGGGGACTTCCTTGGGCTCATAATCCCCGGCGGCTTCGCCCCGGACAAGCTCCGCCGGATCCCCAAGGTGCTGGACCTCACCAGGCAGTTCATGGCATCCCGGAAGCTGGTGGCCCACATATGCCACGGGGGCTGGATATGCGCCTCCGCTGAGGTGGTGGCGGGCTTCAGGATGACCTCCACGCCGGGGATAAAGGACGACCTGGTGCACGCCGGGGCTTTGTGGGTGGACGAACCGGTGGTGGTGGACCGCAACATGGTCTCCAGCCGCCGCCCCGACGACCTGCCCTTCTTCATGGGGGCCTGCCTTGAGGTGCTGGAGTCCATGGTGCTGCCCTTCTAA